From the genome of Ascaphus truei isolate aAscTru1 chromosome 15, aAscTru1.hap1, whole genome shotgun sequence:
ctcctccccctgaagaagcgtggtagacacgtgaaacgtgcgtcgggacgtAAGACGTCACTGCTAGTGACGTCACGCGAGTGGCGACTTTCAAAAAGAAATGATATTATGGCACTGAGTAGATGTGTATCACTACCAAACCGATACACATAAGGGTTATACCGCGCGAGGTAACAATACATAGTGGCAATCTAAGGATCACAAACGCATCTGTGATAATCACTCCTACACATGCTGACATTGCTGTATGTGTATACTTACCTGTTTAACCGTATACAGATGTGAAAATTACCCCTATACATATCGACACTGCTATATGTATATACTTACCtgtttatccatatatatatgtgtatactgcGCTAGGTAATAACACATGGTGGCATCTTAAGGATCATAAGCGCATCAGAGATCTACAGGTTTTAGGCTTAATAGGCATGCTAAATAGAACCTACTGCATGCTATTACACGATTAGCCTGAATTATATATTTCCTTTTTTGAAATACCATCTATCATAGAGTATTTCACTAGGACAAGTACTCATCTGATGTACCTAGAACAGCAGTGACATCTATGTCATTTTCTCTTGGTGATCGCGCGATGATCAGTGTACACCTTAACCCTTGCCCTACCTTCTGACTTTGGTATACCACCACGTGCTGCAATTTGAAAGTCCATGATATGAATATATATGGTATTTTTCCAATAGACCTATGAATAAATACATATCCACCACTCAAAcaatagggatttttaataatgtatatgtgtttttaatatctatgtagatttaataaaattttattatttttgacttCCTCTGTGAATCTGGGAACTACTCAGGCATACAGTATCTAACTGTTGGACCATTTATGTCCACTTAATATGGCACTATTTACATGACAAGCGTTTGCTACTGATAAGGGAACTTTCTGTGATCAGTCTTTTGATCATCACCGatattattattaaaatcaatTAAACAAACAAAAGACAACAAAAAGTTTCACCAGTTCTGTTGCTTGAAGAATGAAatgttatgtttatttatttttaaagaaattaTATTTTCTATAGGTTTACCAGAACATCCTCTGACATGGGTTTCTCTATCGCGATACATATTGTTATTGTGACAAATGTATTAATATCGTTGTTCTGGAAGTTTTTTGCCCAAATCCAATCTGGCCCCAGTCAGTATAAAATGATCAATAATCAAATAATTATGCTAAACAGCATTAGCACTTTTAACCCACTGTCGCCATGCTGCGACAGCATAAAACATTaaataccgtatatatatatatatatgtgttataattatatatataattataacacATAGGGAAGGGAGTGGGGCAATCAACATCACCTAACCTCAGGTAATGTCGCTATCTGCTTCTGCTccgtctatatacagtataccataCCTTTCATTTTCCCACCCAAAGTCCCTAGCCACTCAGGCCTGTCCAATCACAGCACTCTGTCCACCAGCCCAGCACCTGATCATCAGCCAATCACTGGACACCCATCTGTCAAACATCTGCCTGGTAACACAAAGCTCACTTTCCCGCCAAAACGAAACTAGCCCAAATCAAAACCCAGAGGTGAGCGAAGGGCTTCCACAGACTAGTGCTCCCCAACAGTCCCataaccctcccccccacagtcCCATGCCCCCCCACAGCCCTGTGGCCTCAGATTCCCATATGAACAGCTCCCTCAGCCTGGCAATGTGCTTGTGGGCAGGTAACGCCAGCGCATGTGTAACAGGAATCTCTGCCATAGAGATGTGCAAGTGTAACCATCAATGGGAAATGTCTGTGTGAGGTGGCACCACTTGTTACATcattactgcatcattactgcatTTTCATTTAAACGTTTAACCTGTGAAATAGATGGTCAGCCCTTGCTGCTCTCTAGAGTTATTAAAGGAACATGAcaagtctgtgtctctgtcctccaCCTTAGTATTCACAGAACATTTTAAGACATTTGGTCGCAGCAGTTTTGCCATAACTCACCCCACCGCTGGCCACTTTGCcactaaggtaagtgcctaaacccGTACCCTAATACCCCTATATCCTGAGACCcctcttaccctaaaatcccacACCGTAACACCTTACCTCAAAAAAACCCTACCTTAAAACCCTCTACCTCAAACCCTTACTCTAAAACTTTTTAAATTAAACCCTTAACCAAAACAGTAATACAACTTACATTAGAAGTGGCTGGTGGCGGAGGGTCCGTCTGCGGCCTAATGCCGACAGCCAATTGGTTGCGGCGAAACTATTCCAATTCACAGCTGAGTGAGGCTACAGAACGCTTCAGCATAAAGGGGAATGCGcattttattagaaccaacagcATGGAAATATGGTATAAAACATTATAAAGAACATTATTCTTTCAATAAAACTACTATAAGAATTATACAAATAACCTGCATTTAAAAAGTTATAACTTTTTTATCCTTTTAAAATGCTCGTTTTATGCACCATAAACTGAAGTCACTTTTCATTGTGATTTAGCGTAACACAGACACAGGTGTGCAATATATGTGAGCGTTTAAGTCGCTGGTTATCCTAAACCATGCCTGGCTTTATAGATAGGTTTCtcccttgtgtgtgttcaggctggataatttattttatttatttataaaaggttttaccaggaagtaatacgttgagagttacctttcgttttcaagtatgtcctgggcatagagctaAGACAAataacatggttacaaatagttacataaatgaacagggataACACActgaatcccttcccacattccccacatactgatggagcggccgttattcgaacacttcatgcgtcatgtacatcggaatcccgatttgaaaccccgggatgaattccagccttcccgcactaagatgcgagcacgGTGAGAGCAGAAAAactaattttagtgttctggcttttaaaaacatgaaattgacacagtagcacagtactgtacacattacaattcatccattttattgcaaacaaagaaacagaatccatgaaattcaaacaaaacatccacgataagcgcgggtgcctggggcgattagccacgtttcatgctgcgtggggaacagtaGAGAACTGAAAATCAGCgctgagatgtgttcgaataacggccgctccatcagtatatgcggtctctcccctgtgtgtgaatTCAGGTGGGATAACAGACCAAATCCCTTCcctcattccccacatacatgtggtctctcccctgtgtgtgtcctcttgtgtgtgtccagactggataactgactaaatcccttccgacattccccacatacatgcggtctctcccctgtgtgtttcctcttgtgtgtgttcaggtgatctaaccgactaaatcccttcccacattccccacatacatgcagtctctcccctgtgtgtgacctctTGTGTATGTCCAggttggataagtcactaaatcccttcccacattctccacatacatgcggtctctcccctgtgtgtatcctcttgtgtgtgttcaggtgggataactgactaaatcccttcccacattccccacatacatgcggtctctcccctgtgtgtgtcctcttgtgtatgtccaggctggataagtcactaaatcccttcccacattctccacatacatgcggtctctcccctgtgtgtgtcctcttgtgtgtgttcaggctagataactgactaaatcccttccctcattccccacatacatacggtctctcccctgtgtgtgttctcctgtgtctgatcaggctggataagtcactacatcccttcccacattccccacatacatgcggtctctcccctgtgtgtgtcctcttgtgtatgttcaggtttgataactgactaaatcccttcccacattccccacatacatgcggtctctcccctgtgtgtgtcctcttgtgtgtgttaagGCTGGATAAattactaaatcccttcccacattccccacatacatgcggtctctcccctgtgtgtgtcctcttgtgtgtgttcaggtgggataactgactaaatcccttcccacattccccacatacatgcggtctctcccctgtgtgtgttctcttgtgtgtgttcaggctggataagtcactaaatcccttcccacattccccacatacatgcggtctctcccctgtgtgtgtcctcttgtgtgtgttcaggtgggataactgactaaatcccttcccacattctccacatacatgcggtctctcccctgtgtgtgtcctcttgtgtgtgttcaggctggataagtcactaaatcccttcccacattcctcacatacatacggtctctcccctgtgtgtgtccttatgTGTTTGTTCAGGTGAGTTAACCGACTAAATcttttcccacattccccacatacatgtggtctctcccctgtgtgtgtcctcatgtgtctgatcaggctggataagtcactaaatcccataccacattctccacatacatgcggtctctcacctgtgtgtgtcctcttgtgtgtgttcaggctagataactgactaaatcccttcccacattccccacatacatgcggtctctcccctgtgtgt
Proteins encoded in this window:
- the LOC142466829 gene encoding uncharacterized protein LOC142466829, whose amino-acid sequence is MTENVSFNQSRQLINNVTVSHSKIYQRTAATGKDLGYSGKSLTWLSDQNLQKRTQTGKRPHVCGECGKGFSHLSSLNIHKRTHTGERPHVCGECGKGFSQLSSLNTHKRTHTGERPHVCGECGMGFSDLSSLIRHMRTHTGERPHVCGECGKRFSRLTHLNKHIRTHTGERPYVCEECGKGFSDLSSLNTHKRTHTGERPHVCGECGKGFSQLSHLNTHKRTHTGERPHVCGECGKGFSDLSSLNTHKRTHTGERPHVCGECGKGFSQLSHLNTHKRTHTGERPHVCGECGKGFSNLSSLNTHKRTHTGERPHVCGECGKGFSQLSNLNIHKRTHTGERPHVCGECGKGWKGFSQLSSLNTHKRTHTGERPHVCGECGKGFSDLSSLDIHKRTHTGERPHVCGECGKGFSQLSHLNTHKRIHTGERPHVCGECGKGFSDLSNLDIHKRSHTGERLHVCGECGKGFSRLDHLNTHKRKHTGERPHVCGECRKGFSQLSSLDTHKRTHTGERPHVCGE